From Zingiber officinale cultivar Zhangliang chromosome 5B, Zo_v1.1, whole genome shotgun sequence, the proteins below share one genomic window:
- the LOC121985004 gene encoding inositol-tetrakisphosphate 1-kinase 1-like isoform X2: MAENPRRFAVGYALAPKKQQSFIQPSLVELARQKGIDLVPIDASRPLADQGPFDCVLHKLYGDDWNTQLEDFVSKNPGVPVVDPPLAIERLHNRISMLQVVSELEIRQEKETFGIPSQVVIYDSAALSNSGVVGALRFPVIAKPLVADGSAKSHKMALVFHRDGLLKLKPPLVLQEFVNHGGVIFKVYVVGDYVQCVRRKSLPDVSEEKLECSEGSVTFSQVSNLIAQDPTEVEYYRHLDEAEMPPLSFITEIARGLRRAMGLHLFNFDVIRDAKVGNRYLVIDINYFPGYAKMPHYEKALSDFFWDIVHEKNGKDSGNGAVDEETKLLVSNHHKIADDVAVENNVT, from the coding sequence ATGGCGGAAAACCCTAGGAGATTTGCCGTAGGGTACGCGCTCGCTCCTAAGAAGCAGCAGAGCTTCATCCAGCCGTCGCTCGTCGAACTTGCGCGGCAAAAGGGCATCGATCTCGTCCCCATCGATGCGAGCCGGCCCCTCGCCGACCAGGGCCCCTTCGATTGCGTGCTCCATAAGCTTTATGGCGATGACTGGAATACGCAGCTCGAGGATTTCGTCTCGAAAAACCCTGGCGTCCCCGTCGTCGATCCTCCCCTCGCGATTGAGCGCCTCCACAATCGCATCTCCATGCTGCAGGTCGTGTCTGAGCTCGAGATCCGGCAGGAGAAGGAAACCTTCGGGATTCCTAGCCAGGTCGTGATCTATGATTCTGCCGCCCTCTCCAACTCTGGCGTTGTCGGAGCTCTTCGTTTCCCCGTCATCGCCAAGCCTCTGGTGGCCGATGGCAGCGCCAAGTCCCACAAGATGGCCCTTGTTTTCCACCGTGACGGCCTATTAAAGCTTAAACCGCCGCTCGTGCTGCAGGAGTTTGTAAACCACGGAGGGGTCATATTCAAGGTGTACGTGGTGGGGGACTACGTGCAGTGCGTGAGAAGGAAGTCCCTCCCGGATGTCTCCGAAGAGAAGCTGGAGTGTTCTGAGGGGTCCGTCACCTTCTCTCAGGTGTCCAATTTGATTGCACAAGACCCGACGGAGGTAGAGTACTACAGGCATCTGGACGAGGCAGAGATGCCTCCGTTAAGCTTTATCACCGAGATAGCTAGAGGTTTGAGGCGGGCTATGGGAttacatcttttcaattttgatgtgatcagggATGCGAAGGTGGGAAACCGCTACCTTGTGATCGACATCAACTACTTTCCTGGATATGCCAAAATGCCCCATTATGAGAAAGCTCTGTCTGACTTCTTCTGGGACATTGTTCATGAGAAGAATGGGAAAGACTCTGGAAACGGGGCCGTCGACGAAGAAACTAAGCTTTTGGTCAGCAATCATCACAAGATAGCAGATGATGTGGCCGTGGAGAATAATGTGACCTGA
- the LOC121985004 gene encoding inositol-tetrakisphosphate 1-kinase 1-like isoform X1, whose product MRFVSQAIRDRGGIAGDLQLAMAENPRRFAVGYALAPKKQQSFIQPSLVELARQKGIDLVPIDASRPLADQGPFDCVLHKLYGDDWNTQLEDFVSKNPGVPVVDPPLAIERLHNRISMLQVVSELEIRQEKETFGIPSQVVIYDSAALSNSGVVGALRFPVIAKPLVADGSAKSHKMALVFHRDGLLKLKPPLVLQEFVNHGGVIFKVYVVGDYVQCVRRKSLPDVSEEKLECSEGSVTFSQVSNLIAQDPTEVEYYRHLDEAEMPPLSFITEIARGLRRAMGLHLFNFDVIRDAKVGNRYLVIDINYFPGYAKMPHYEKALSDFFWDIVHEKNGKDSGNGAVDEETKLLVSNHHKIADDVAVENNVT is encoded by the coding sequence ATGCGGTTTgtttcgcaggcgatccgagATCGAGGAGGAATCGCTGGAGATTTGCAGCTCGCCATGGCGGAAAACCCTAGGAGATTTGCCGTAGGGTACGCGCTCGCTCCTAAGAAGCAGCAGAGCTTCATCCAGCCGTCGCTCGTCGAACTTGCGCGGCAAAAGGGCATCGATCTCGTCCCCATCGATGCGAGCCGGCCCCTCGCCGACCAGGGCCCCTTCGATTGCGTGCTCCATAAGCTTTATGGCGATGACTGGAATACGCAGCTCGAGGATTTCGTCTCGAAAAACCCTGGCGTCCCCGTCGTCGATCCTCCCCTCGCGATTGAGCGCCTCCACAATCGCATCTCCATGCTGCAGGTCGTGTCTGAGCTCGAGATCCGGCAGGAGAAGGAAACCTTCGGGATTCCTAGCCAGGTCGTGATCTATGATTCTGCCGCCCTCTCCAACTCTGGCGTTGTCGGAGCTCTTCGTTTCCCCGTCATCGCCAAGCCTCTGGTGGCCGATGGCAGCGCCAAGTCCCACAAGATGGCCCTTGTTTTCCACCGTGACGGCCTATTAAAGCTTAAACCGCCGCTCGTGCTGCAGGAGTTTGTAAACCACGGAGGGGTCATATTCAAGGTGTACGTGGTGGGGGACTACGTGCAGTGCGTGAGAAGGAAGTCCCTCCCGGATGTCTCCGAAGAGAAGCTGGAGTGTTCTGAGGGGTCCGTCACCTTCTCTCAGGTGTCCAATTTGATTGCACAAGACCCGACGGAGGTAGAGTACTACAGGCATCTGGACGAGGCAGAGATGCCTCCGTTAAGCTTTATCACCGAGATAGCTAGAGGTTTGAGGCGGGCTATGGGAttacatcttttcaattttgatgtgatcagggATGCGAAGGTGGGAAACCGCTACCTTGTGATCGACATCAACTACTTTCCTGGATATGCCAAAATGCCCCATTATGAGAAAGCTCTGTCTGACTTCTTCTGGGACATTGTTCATGAGAAGAATGGGAAAGACTCTGGAAACGGGGCCGTCGACGAAGAAACTAAGCTTTTGGTCAGCAATCATCACAAGATAGCAGATGATGTGGCCGTGGAGAATAATGTGACCTGA
- the LOC121985007 gene encoding uncharacterized protein LOC121985007, with amino-acid sequence MHRHSLGSPATKPQPAGGEGGSDEIEQEKRIRWCPRADRSIHLIPLLTLLCLLVLYLISHNPSPKDLEIFSGRGRGAALGDEPKEVSAVVRASAVISDRGLKAAEAVGGRRSRVLPNRKMGATLPRRNLRLRKPE; translated from the exons ATGCATCGCCACTCCCTCGGATCGCCGGCCACCAAGCCCCAGCCGGCCGGTGGAGAAGGCGGCAGCGATGAGATCGAGCAGGAGAAGCGGATTCGATGGTGCCCGCGAGCAGATAGATCCATCCACCTCATCCCTTTGCTCACCCTCCTCTGCCTTCTCGTCCTCTACCTCATCTCCCACAACCCTTCCCCAAAAG aTTTGGAGATTTTCAGTGGCCGGGGCAGAGGCGCAGCCCTGGGAGATGAACCCAAAG AGGTTTCGGCGGTAGTGCGGGCGTCGGCGGTCATTAGCGACCGGGGTTTGAAGGCGGCGGAGGCGGTGGGAGGAAGAAGGAGCAGGGTCTTGCCGAATCGGAAAATGGGGGCCACACTCCCCCGCAGGAACCTAAGACTTCGAAAACCGGAGTAG